The Branchiostoma floridae strain S238N-H82 chromosome 8, Bfl_VNyyK, whole genome shotgun sequence genome has a segment encoding these proteins:
- the LOC118420997 gene encoding uncharacterized protein LOC118420997 isoform X1 codes for MALKVDLPPGNFASKLIKALQMDSKGVFPPPSEKYSDDESSVADTSTIRREIRGWSAATGSTARSSRAAVRPISPTRRNNPHPSQMFMSWKVPTRLVTADYNAVNGQKPVENDVLSEVAKVQKKSPVKFVQKKQHERTDTTHFSPPINHKMNLQSEAFERQAESAHYLSKTYPPPKKEKAWESTLPKIEGGTKPQLIIKKKEKKYKPPIQSIADTLNPRTRSAAKRWLEKATEEDKLVVERVLQEAEKARNSKVLDRTLQPGAKSAVEKWMKGASEGEKLVAMEFFKSLAGQRLMGGPAGMATDPSDRHAKRSRLEAVLKTLESSKGKTGVAIKLGAGGLSKSAPAGTTRLGPYVVGRLLSPQTRHNKMEYQTWHHMPVYPANSRVENRGAMYIAPHGFVPRHFTIHPEWS; via the exons ATGGCTCTGAAGGTAGACCTACCGCCGGGAAACTTCGCCTCCAAGTTGATCAAGGCTCTGCAGATGGACTCCAAAGGAGTTTTTCCGCCTCCGAGTGAGAAATATTCAGATGATGAGTCGTCAGTGGCAGACACTAGCACGATACGCCGAGAAATTCGCGGCTGGTCGGCGGCAACAGGCAGCACTGCTCGGAGTTCCCGGGCTGCCGTCCGCCCGATATCGCCGACAAGACGGAACAACCCCCACCCCTCTCAG ATGTTCATGAGCTGGAAGGTGCCGACAAGACTGGTCACAGCAGACTACAACGCAGTCAATGGACAAA aACCAGTAGAAAACGATGTCCTCAGCGAGGTTGCAAAGGTACAGAAGAAGAGTCCTGTCAAGTTTGTCCAGAAGAAACAGCACGAACGTACCGACACCACACACTTCAGTCCTCCCATCAACCACAAGATGAAT CTCCAGTCCGAGGCCTTTGAGAGGCAGGCAGAGTCGGCGCACTACCTCAGTAAAACCTACCCCCCTCCCAAGAAAGAAAAGGCATGGGAAAGTACct TGCCTAAGATTGAGGGTGGAACCAAGCCACAGCTGATTATcaagaagaaagagaagaaataCAAGCCTCCAATTCAG TCCATCGCCGACACCCTGAACCCCAGAACACGGTCTGCGGCTAAGCGCTGGCTGGAGAAGGCTACGGAGGAGGATAAGCTTGTGGTGGAGAGGGTCCTGCAGGAGGCGGAGAAG GCCAGGAACAGTAAGGTCCTGGACAGGACACTCCAGCCTGGAGCCAAGAGTGCTGTGGAGAAGTGGATGAAGGGAGCATCAGAGGGAG AGAAGTTAGTGGCAATGGAGTTCTTCAAGTCGCTGGCAGGGCAGAGGCTGATGGGAGGGCCGGCGGGCATGGCGACGGATCCGTCCGACAGACACGCCAAACGCAGCCGGCTGGAGGCAGTTCTCAAGACTCTGGAGTCATCAAA GGGTAAAACTGGAGTTGCAATAAAGCTGGGTGCGGGCGGGCTGAGCAAGTCGGCGCCGGCGGGCACCACACGGCTGGGCCCGTACGTCGTGGGGCGGCTTCTGTCACCGCAGACGCGCCACAACAAGATGGAGTACCAGACCTGGCACCACATGCCCGTCTACCCCGCCAACAGCCGCGTCGAGAACAGGGGCGCCATGTACATCGCTCCTCACGGCTTTGTGCCGCGACACTTCACCATCCATCCCGAGTGGTCGTAG
- the LOC118420997 gene encoding uncharacterized protein LOC118420997 isoform X3: protein MALKVDLPPGNFASKLIKALQMDSKGVFPPPSEKYSDDESSVADTSTIRREIRGWSAATGSTARSSRAAVRPISPTRRNNPHPSQMFMSWKVPTRLVTADYNAVNGQKPVENDVLSEVAKVQKKSPVKFVQKKQHERTDTTHFSPPINHKMNLQSEAFERQAESAHYLSKTYPPPKKEKAWESTLPKIEGGTKPQLIIKKKEKKYKPPIQSIADTLNPRTRSAAKRWLEKATEEDKLVVERVLQEAEKARNSKVLDRTLQPGAKSAVEKWMKGASEGEKLVAMEFFKSLAGQRLMGGPAGMATDPSDRHAKRSRLEAVLKTLESSKGKTGVAIKLGAGGLSKSAPAGTTRLGPYVVGRLLSPQTRHNKMEYQTWHHMPVYPANSRVENRGAMYIAPHGFVPRHFTIHPEWS from the exons ATGGCTCTGAAGGTAGACCTACCGCCGGGAAACTTCGCCTCCAAGTTGATCAAGGCTCTGCAGATGGACTCCAAAGGAGTTTTTCCGCCTCCGAGTGAGAAATATTCAGATGATGAGTCGTCAGTGGCAGACACTAGCACGATACGCCGAGAAATTCGCGGCTGGTCGGCGGCAACAGGCAGCACTGCTCGGAGTTCCCGGGCTGCCGTCCGCCCGATATCGCCGACAAGACGGAACAACCCCCACCCCTCTCAG ATGTTCATGAGCTGGAAGGTGCCGACAAGACTGGTCACAGCAGACTACAACGCAGTCAATGGACAAA aACCAGTAGAAAACGATGTCCTCAGCGAGGTTGCAAAGGTACAGAAGAAGAGTCCTGTCAAGTTTGTCCAGAAGAAACAGCACGAACGTACCGACACCACACACTTCAGTCCTCCCATCAACCACAAGATGAAT CTCCAGTCCGAGGCCTTTGAGAGGCAGGCAGAGTCGGCGCACTACCTCAGTAAAACCTACCCCCCTCCCAAGAAAGAAAAGGCATGGGAAAGTACct TGCCTAAGATTGAGGGTGGAACCAAGCCACAGCTGATTATcaagaagaaagagaagaaataCAAGCCTCCAATTCAG TCCATCGCCGACACCCTGAACCCCAGAACACGGTCTGCGGCTAAGCGCTGGCTGGAGAAGGCTACGGAGGAGGATAAGCTTGTGGTGGAGAGGGTCCTGCAGGAG GCAGAGAAGGCCAGGAACAGTAAGGTCCTGGACAGGACACTCCAGCCTGGAGCCAAGAGTGCTGTGGAGAAGTGGATGAAGGGAGCATCAGAGGGAG AGAAGTTAGTGGCAATGGAGTTCTTCAAGTCGCTGGCAGGGCAGAGGCTGATGGGAGGGCCGGCGGGCATGGCGACGGATCCGTCCGACAGACACGCCAAACGCAGCCGGCTGGAGGCAGTTCTCAAGACTCTGGAGTCATCAAA GGGTAAAACTGGAGTTGCAATAAAGCTGGGTGCGGGCGGGCTGAGCAAGTCGGCGCCGGCGGGCACCACACGGCTGGGCCCGTACGTCGTGGGGCGGCTTCTGTCACCGCAGACGCGCCACAACAAGATGGAGTACCAGACCTGGCACCACATGCCCGTCTACCCCGCCAACAGCCGCGTCGAGAACAGGGGCGCCATGTACATCGCTCCTCACGGCTTTGTGCCGCGACACTTCACCATCCATCCCGAGTGGTCGTAG
- the LOC118420997 gene encoding uncharacterized protein LOC118420997 isoform X4 produces the protein MAPPLARKPNLKGKDAAKNYKLYYPYGLHYDPSRDIPMFMSWKVPTRLVTADYNAVNGQKPVENDVLSEVAKVQKKSPVKFVQKKQHERTDTTHFSPPINHKMNLQSEAFERQAESAHYLSKTYPPPKKEKAWESTLPKIEGGTKPQLIIKKKEKKYKPPIQSIADTLNPRTRSAAKRWLEKATEEDKLVVERVLQEAEKARNSKVLDRTLQPGAKSAVEKWMKGASEGEKLVAMEFFKSLAGQRLMGGPAGMATDPSDRHAKRSRLEAVLKTLESSKGKTGVAIKLGAGGLSKSAPAGTTRLGPYVVGRLLSPQTRHNKMEYQTWHHMPVYPANSRVENRGAMYIAPHGFVPRHFTIHPEWS, from the exons ATGGCACCGCCGCTAGCAAGGAAACCTAACCTAAAGGGGAAAGATGCAGCGAAGAACTACAAGCTGTACTATCCCTACGGACTCCACTATGACCCATCCAGAGACATTCCT ATGTTCATGAGCTGGAAGGTGCCGACAAGACTGGTCACAGCAGACTACAACGCAGTCAATGGACAAA aACCAGTAGAAAACGATGTCCTCAGCGAGGTTGCAAAGGTACAGAAGAAGAGTCCTGTCAAGTTTGTCCAGAAGAAACAGCACGAACGTACCGACACCACACACTTCAGTCCTCCCATCAACCACAAGATGAAT CTCCAGTCCGAGGCCTTTGAGAGGCAGGCAGAGTCGGCGCACTACCTCAGTAAAACCTACCCCCCTCCCAAGAAAGAAAAGGCATGGGAAAGTACct TGCCTAAGATTGAGGGTGGAACCAAGCCACAGCTGATTATcaagaagaaagagaagaaataCAAGCCTCCAATTCAG TCCATCGCCGACACCCTGAACCCCAGAACACGGTCTGCGGCTAAGCGCTGGCTGGAGAAGGCTACGGAGGAGGATAAGCTTGTGGTGGAGAGGGTCCTGCAGGAGGCGGAGAAG GCCAGGAACAGTAAGGTCCTGGACAGGACACTCCAGCCTGGAGCCAAGAGTGCTGTGGAGAAGTGGATGAAGGGAGCATCAGAGGGAG AGAAGTTAGTGGCAATGGAGTTCTTCAAGTCGCTGGCAGGGCAGAGGCTGATGGGAGGGCCGGCGGGCATGGCGACGGATCCGTCCGACAGACACGCCAAACGCAGCCGGCTGGAGGCAGTTCTCAAGACTCTGGAGTCATCAAA GGGTAAAACTGGAGTTGCAATAAAGCTGGGTGCGGGCGGGCTGAGCAAGTCGGCGCCGGCGGGCACCACACGGCTGGGCCCGTACGTCGTGGGGCGGCTTCTGTCACCGCAGACGCGCCACAACAAGATGGAGTACCAGACCTGGCACCACATGCCCGTCTACCCCGCCAACAGCCGCGTCGAGAACAGGGGCGCCATGTACATCGCTCCTCACGGCTTTGTGCCGCGACACTTCACCATCCATCCCGAGTGGTCGTAG
- the LOC118420997 gene encoding uncharacterized protein LOC118420997 isoform X5: MEYPRKTRSAQMFMSWKVPTRLVTADYNAVNGQKPVENDVLSEVAKVQKKSPVKFVQKKQHERTDTTHFSPPINHKMNLQSEAFERQAESAHYLSKTYPPPKKEKAWESTLPKIEGGTKPQLIIKKKEKKYKPPIQSIADTLNPRTRSAAKRWLEKATEEDKLVVERVLQEAEKARNSKVLDRTLQPGAKSAVEKWMKGASEGEKLVAMEFFKSLAGQRLMGGPAGMATDPSDRHAKRSRLEAVLKTLESSKGKTGVAIKLGAGGLSKSAPAGTTRLGPYVVGRLLSPQTRHNKMEYQTWHHMPVYPANSRVENRGAMYIAPHGFVPRHFTIHPEWS, from the exons ATGGAATATCCACGGAAAACCAGGTCGGCACAG ATGTTCATGAGCTGGAAGGTGCCGACAAGACTGGTCACAGCAGACTACAACGCAGTCAATGGACAAA aACCAGTAGAAAACGATGTCCTCAGCGAGGTTGCAAAGGTACAGAAGAAGAGTCCTGTCAAGTTTGTCCAGAAGAAACAGCACGAACGTACCGACACCACACACTTCAGTCCTCCCATCAACCACAAGATGAAT CTCCAGTCCGAGGCCTTTGAGAGGCAGGCAGAGTCGGCGCACTACCTCAGTAAAACCTACCCCCCTCCCAAGAAAGAAAAGGCATGGGAAAGTACct TGCCTAAGATTGAGGGTGGAACCAAGCCACAGCTGATTATcaagaagaaagagaagaaataCAAGCCTCCAATTCAG TCCATCGCCGACACCCTGAACCCCAGAACACGGTCTGCGGCTAAGCGCTGGCTGGAGAAGGCTACGGAGGAGGATAAGCTTGTGGTGGAGAGGGTCCTGCAGGAGGCGGAGAAG GCCAGGAACAGTAAGGTCCTGGACAGGACACTCCAGCCTGGAGCCAAGAGTGCTGTGGAGAAGTGGATGAAGGGAGCATCAGAGGGAG AGAAGTTAGTGGCAATGGAGTTCTTCAAGTCGCTGGCAGGGCAGAGGCTGATGGGAGGGCCGGCGGGCATGGCGACGGATCCGTCCGACAGACACGCCAAACGCAGCCGGCTGGAGGCAGTTCTCAAGACTCTGGAGTCATCAAA GGGTAAAACTGGAGTTGCAATAAAGCTGGGTGCGGGCGGGCTGAGCAAGTCGGCGCCGGCGGGCACCACACGGCTGGGCCCGTACGTCGTGGGGCGGCTTCTGTCACCGCAGACGCGCCACAACAAGATGGAGTACCAGACCTGGCACCACATGCCCGTCTACCCCGCCAACAGCCGCGTCGAGAACAGGGGCGCCATGTACATCGCTCCTCACGGCTTTGTGCCGCGACACTTCACCATCCATCCCGAGTGGTCGTAG
- the LOC118420997 gene encoding uncharacterized protein LOC118420997 isoform X2, whose translation MALKVDLPPGNFASKLIKALQMDSKGVFPPPSEKYSDDESSVADTSTIRREIRGWSAATGSTARSSRAAVRPISPTRRNNPHPSQMFMSWKVPTRLVTADYNAVNGQKPVENDVLSEVAKVQKKSPVKFVQKKQHERTDTTHFSPPINHKMNLQSEAFERQAESAHYLSKTYPPPKKEKAWESTLPKIEGGTKPQLIIKKKEKKYKPPIQSIADTLNPRTRSAAKRWLEKATEEDKLVVERVLQEAEKARNSKVLDRTLQPGAKSAVEKWMKGASEGEKLVAMEFFKSLAGQRLMGGPAGMATDPSDRHAKRSRLEAVLKTLESSKGKTGVAIKLGAGGLSKSAPAGTTRLGPYVVGRLLSPQTRHNKMEYQTWHHMPVYPANSRVENRGAMYIAPHGFVPRHFTIHPEWS comes from the exons ATGGCTCTGAAGGTAGACCTACCGCCGGGAAACTTCGCCTCCAAGTTGATCAAGGCTCTGCAGATGGACTCCAAAGGAGTTTTTCCGCCTCCGAGTGAGAAATATTCAGATGATGAGTCGTCAGTGGCAGACACTAGCACGATACGCCGAGAAATTCGCGGCTGGTCGGCGGCAACAGGCAGCACTGCTCGGAGTTCCCGGGCTGCCGTCCGCCCGATATCGCCGACAAGACGGAACAACCCCCACCCCTCTCAG ATGTTCATGAGCTGGAAGGTGCCGACAAGACTGGTCACAGCAGACTACAACGCAGTCAATGGACAAA aACCAGTAGAAAACGATGTCCTCAGCGAGGTTGCAAAGGTACAGAAGAAGAGTCCTGTCAAGTTTGTCCAGAAGAAACAGCACGAACGTACCGACACCACACACTTCAGTCCTCCCATCAACCACAAGATGAAT CTCCAGTCCGAGGCCTTTGAGAGGCAGGCAGAGTCGGCGCACTACCTCAGTAAAACCTACCCCCCTCCCAAGAAAGAAAAGGCATGGGAAAGTACct TGCCTAAGATTGAGGGTGGAACCAAGCCACAGCTGATTATcaagaagaaagagaagaaataCAAGCCTCCAATTCAG TCCATCGCCGACACCCTGAACCCCAGAACACGGTCTGCGGCTAAGCGCTGGCTGGAGAAGGCTACGGAGGAGGATAAGCTTGTGGTGGAGAGGGTCCTGCAGGAGGCGGAGAAGGCCAGGAACAGTAAGGTTCTGGACAGGACACTCCAGCCTGGAGCCAAGAGTGCTGTGGAGAAATGGATGAAGGGGGCATCAGAGGGAG AGAAGTTAGTGGCAATGGAGTTCTTCAAGTCGCTGGCAGGGCAGAGGCTGATGGGAGGGCCGGCGGGCATGGCGACGGATCCGTCCGACAGACACGCCAAACGCAGCCGGCTGGAGGCAGTTCTCAAGACTCTGGAGTCATCAAA GGGTAAAACTGGAGTTGCAATAAAGCTGGGTGCGGGCGGGCTGAGCAAGTCGGCGCCGGCGGGCACCACACGGCTGGGCCCGTACGTCGTGGGGCGGCTTCTGTCACCGCAGACGCGCCACAACAAGATGGAGTACCAGACCTGGCACCACATGCCCGTCTACCCCGCCAACAGCCGCGTCGAGAACAGGGGCGCCATGTACATCGCTCCTCACGGCTTTGTGCCGCGACACTTCACCATCCATCCCGAGTGGTCGTAG
- the LOC118421924 gene encoding DNA repair protein SWI5 homolog: MVVFVGYLKTLPPKVRSPAPAPSTSKDPALVAAEVEALRKKEAELKEQIAQLEQEGYDVEDLPECIQVLHRYNEMKDVGQMLLGRLATLEGVTTREMYHEFDLELED, translated from the exons ATGGTTGTTTTTGTTGGCTATTTGAAAACTTTACCCCCAAAG GTGAGGTCTCCGGCCCCCGCCCCCAGTACGAGTAAGGACCCGGCATTGGTAGCTGCTGAAGTGGAGGCTCTGAGAAAAAAAGAGGCAGAACTGAAGGAGCAAATAGCACAGCTTGAGCAAGA AGGTTACGATGTGGAGGACCTGCCTGAGTGTATCCAGGTGCTGCACAGGTACAATGAGATGAAGGATGTGGGACAGATGCTGCTGGGGAGACTAG CTACCTTGGAAGGAGTGACCACAAGAGAGATGTACCATGAATTTGATCTGGAGCTAGAGGACTGA